Proteins encoded in a region of the Mycobacterium branderi genome:
- a CDS encoding lipid droplet-associated protein, producing the protein MATAPYGVRLLVGAATVAVEETIKLPKTILMYPMTLASQAAHLVMRFQQNMADLVIKGDATLETIFPPKDEQPEWATFDEDLDEEQPVGVDASDSDRRAEGRFALYSTSDAPADSPIARHAKKKPTSDTPAPPVAKELDYETLTLAQLRARLNTLDVDELEALLAYEEATRARAPFQTLLANRITRATAK; encoded by the coding sequence ATGGCTACTGCACCGTATGGGGTTCGGCTGCTGGTGGGGGCGGCGACCGTCGCCGTCGAGGAGACGATCAAGCTGCCGAAAACCATCCTGATGTACCCGATGACATTGGCCAGCCAAGCCGCGCACCTCGTGATGCGCTTCCAACAGAACATGGCCGATCTGGTGATCAAGGGCGACGCCACCCTGGAGACCATCTTCCCGCCGAAGGACGAGCAGCCGGAGTGGGCAACGTTCGACGAGGACCTGGACGAGGAGCAGCCCGTCGGCGTCGACGCCTCCGACAGCGATCGCCGCGCCGAAGGGCGGTTCGCGCTGTACTCGACATCCGATGCGCCGGCCGATTCGCCGATAGCCAGGCACGCCAAGAAGAAGCCGACGTCCGACACGCCCGCGCCGCCGGTGGCCAAGGAGCTCGACTACGAGACCCTGACGCTGGCTCAGCTGCGGGCCCGGCTCAACACTTTGGACGTCGACGAGCTCGAGGCGTTGCTGGCCTACGAAGAGGCCACCCGGGCGCGCGCGCCGTTCCAGACGCTGCTGGCCAACAGGATCACCCGCGCGACCGCGAAGTGA